GACCGGTACTAAAATTTCAATCTATCTCCAAACTTTTAGTATTTCAGTATCTCTAAAATGTAGGGACATAggggactgaaattttaataatattttatacttaaaatattctcattttaattaattaattccaattttattctttgtgtaaattaaattagagcttCATTCATATTTCAATCTCTATCTCCCACTTtacaccaaacacaatactgaGACTTATTTTAGTCTATCTCTCAGTCTCTGTTTCTCTTTCAAACGCTACATGAAGGAACTGAAATTGTCTTGGGATTGAAATTTTTGTTTCAGCCTCTGATCACCAAACATAATACTCAATCTAATCTCCtagtctctcagtctctgttCTAGTCCCAAAAAACAAAATCTAATAGTGACAGTGAGAGCGAGTCTAACTTCATAAATGCCAGGTATGTTACTAGACAATCTGAAAATATGGTTTTATGTAACTGTACTGCAAGgtaaaaaatttggaaaaggGAATGTACTTTGACATTGCAATTATTGTAGTGGCTGTTACAAGGGATCTTATTCTAGAGTAAAGGCTCATTTGTTCAGAGAAAAAGGATTTGGAATTAATGTTTACTCATAAGTCAATACTGACTATCTTGAAGAAATGAAGCAAATAGAGAAACAATCAATTGAGAAGTCAAAAATTGTTCAAGTTCATAGAACTACAAGAGTACAAGTTAAAATCTACCTAGAAAACCTGAGGAGAGTAGGAAAAGAAGAGGGGTAGATAGACCTTTGATGAAGGCTTTTAATATGAAGCTCGGGAGCATATGAATTGTGAAATAGCAAGGAACTTTGTGAGCAAACACCAATTCCAAATCCCTTTTCCTTTAGCAAATGAGTCTTCACTCTAGAATTAAATTCCTTAAACAACCACTATAATAATTGCAATGCCAACTTACATTTcctttttcagattttttatCTTGCAGGACCATTGTTTTAGTTATTAAGTTAGACTCACTTCCACTACCACTATTAGTGTTAGAATCTGGTCTTTCTAAAAACatttgataaataatttcaaaacaatgaataagaataaaaaaaattcagcaaaaagagatacatgaaaaaaaaattataatcctgaaaaaatgtatatatataataaaataaccaaaAAGCTTCACAAATGATGAAATGAACCAAATATTCaagaggaaaagagaaaaaaaaaaaaaaaaaaaaaaacaagaaagagaCATTGAATATGGAACAAATGCAAACCAGAGGGAAGGAAACTAACTTTGATAGTCGTTGCCCTGCTTGGACTCTAAGGCGTTGCCTCTCTCACGTCATTCTAGGTGCTATTATGCTCTATTATGTAGCTTGCGTTTTGGTGCTCTCGTGATTGCTGTCATCGGTCTTCCATTTCGGCAAGGCAATGGCAGGATTAGAGGTTACACTTTCACAGGTGTTGGAGAGTGAGACTAATGGTCATTATTTTTGGTAAGGTTAAGCTatcaaagaaaagataaaaaggtTAAATGACCCTGAAAACAAAAGGTGCggtttagaaaaataaaatacctCCTAAAACAATGCagtttttctattttggtataAATACATACCCAAATCCAACTTAGCCGTAgtgccaaatttttttttggttcggTGCATATTCAAACGTACTTGGTACATATTTGACGCGTACCCGTACGGTAAGgatattttagcaaaaatagCTGTATCTTTGCAACATAGTTTATTAACAAACAGTTTATTGGTGGGCAAAAATAGCAGCATACAACAGTGGATACATTGTAATCTTCAGCTCCGAGGTTACAAAATATTCCATCAAATATTGAATGTAAATCTAGTAAGTCGTAATTTGGAAAATATATAACCCATTGTGATTTGATTCTGCAGGGCAGGAGAGTGACAAGACACTGGAAGAAATATTCGTATGTTGGCCGACAAAGCGCAAAGTTATTTATCAGATTCGCGGACGATCATATGAGAAAACACTTGCAGTATTAGAAGTCATGCCTTATCGAGCCTGTGAACTGTGAAGGCATTATCAAGATAGTACTTTCAGCATGCAGGAGCAAATGGTAGCGACACTTGAGTTTAAAAGCAAAGGAAGTTTAGTTATAAGTAAAGCAGCGGTTAATGAAGGAAGGACTATGAAAAGGATCAGGCCTGTGGCTCGGCGACGAGCTTGTCAAATAGCAATCACCGTAAGAGGTTTACCAAGTAAGTCTGTCGTGAAAGCAACTCCTGCTTAATCCTACAAgggataaaatattaaaatgtatGTGTTGTTATGATTATTCTCTTTCCACTTTATTCATGAATATTTCTGAATTTTGATGttatgtttttgtatttttgtgtaGGGATTCGTAGAGGAGTATAAGAATGTTGCGAGTACGGCATTGTCTATACTGTGAAAATTCAATTTAGTTCTGAAAATGAAAGATTTACCTTCAAGATTTATGAAGTGTGAACAATTCTGCTACACCTCTGTTTAGCACAAAAACCATAAGAACTTATTTCGGTAAGATTAATCAAGTGATATGTACTATCATAGTATCGTAAACACCGGAGTTGTCAATTAAGACCCATTGTTGTTGCCATTAGTGCCACTATTACCGATGTCGTTACCTAAGGTCATTCTCAATGCAGCACCGTAGCTTATTTTTCTAAACcctaaattatatatcataaatctttgataaatgagttattttataaaatttaattttgatgtattgttAGTGTAAAACAATTTTACACGTACATTTAATTACGTAATGTCATATTATCAAAAGTAATTACTATTTTCATTAATTGTGTAAATTGTCATCTAAAAGAATgctgtgtaaaatattttacattatcagtatattaaaattaatttttttatattagttattgGTTCAAATTAGAGTGTGGCCCACGCAAAGATTAATAACCcgatttttcttttctcattgaCATACTTTGCTATCCAATGATAATATGGGAGCCATGGTATATGTTGACCATAAATTTAcaattaattaagtaaattaAAGTTTGGAGCTAAATAATAATAACGCGTCTCATTGTCATATTTTCATACATCTTGTCCAGTAGtccctctttaatttcttggaAACCAGCAAATCAACTGTCacttttttgtgaaattattGTTACCTCATTTCCTTCTAGTTCCTTCTTTTGTTCTCTCAAGAGGACTACTAGTATTACCTAAATTACCATCTTCTATGTGCTGCCTACTTCTGGCATGATCCATATCCGGTACCTTTCTTCCTTGTTCTCTGTTTCTTGTTTTGCAAAGCTTAATTAATCTGTCCTGCACTTGATTTGTTTTAGCTATGAACTCacattcttatttttatattttcttttatccCTTGTTTGGATTACTTAGTGGTAGAAGTGTTTTTGTAGATACATgattactattaaaaattttacatagCTTCAGAATATAGTCTTGAAATCCTTAATTAGTGCGAGATATCAGCTAATCTTGGAGTAGCTATTTCCATGCTTAGTAACTATAGATGTATTCTTTGAACGATATCTGATCATTTCATGGACTTTAATTTTGTTTACTTAACAAAACTTAAGCTCATATCAATATAACCATTAATTAGAATCTCTATTTGTTTAGAAATCTAtggtttcttctttctttcatttttttccccTCAAATGCATTTGCACTGCTTGCAGCATAACTCTTTCTACCCCTGATGAGGTGTGTCCTGTTTAGCTGGTTTCAATGCTACACTACAAGGAAGAACCAACCTCAACAGATTTCAAACCACCCTCAACAATTTTCTTCAGATTTTGGGTTCCAATTTCATACATTCTCCTATGAAGAACTTTTAATAGCCACCAAGCATTTTGCTTCCTCCGGGATACTCGGAAAGGGAAGCTTTGGCATAGTATATCATGGTAAGAggatttcaaataataataataataaagattcTGATTGTCTTGTCTCTCTGGTGGtgattgtattttattttattttatttttatgaacttTGCGATTTAGGTAAACTTCAAGATGGGAGACAGATTGCAGTCAAATCCTTGCGCGAAAACAATGACAAGAAAGTTCAACAGTTTGTCAATGAAATAGAAGTCTTAAGCAAATTGAGCCATCAAAACCTTGTCCCATTTTATGGCTACTGTCACCGCCATGACCATGAACTCATGCTAGTATTTGAATTTGTTTCCAATGGAACTCTGGCCGATCATCTTCATGGAAAGCGTAAGAAACAAGGCACTCTGGTACCCTGGCATACCAGATTGAACATAGCAATTGAGGCTGCAAGTGCATTGGCTTATCTTCATAATTCAGGAATTATTCACCGCGACATAAAATCCTCCAACATTCTTTTGGATGATAACTTGTGCGTTAAGGTAGCCGATTTTGGCCTTTCGCGCACGCTTCCTTTGGTTGTTTCAACCTCAAAAGAGGCTGCTACTTTTGCTTCTCATGCCTCAACTGCTCCACAAGGAACAAATGGATATATAGACCCTGACTATTTTCAATTTCACAGGGTTTGTGACAAGAGCGATACTTATAGCTTTGGCGTGGTTTTAGCCGAGATTATATCTTCGTTGCCAGCGGTTGATGATACATGGAATCCATATGAGGTACCATTACTGTCTCACCTTGCCATGAACAAAATCCAAAATGAAGCATTGCATGAGTTGGTGGATCCATGCCTTGGTTTTCAACCAGACAATGAGATTGGAGAATCTATAACTGCTGTGGCTGAGTTGGCATTTCAGTGCCTGCAATGTCCTAAGGAACTAAGGCCATCTATGAAGCAGGTGCTAGAGACTCTGCAGGGTATAAAGAAGGGAATATGGGGATTTCACCAAATAACATAGTGTTGGTTTTTGATTTTATCATTTTCATTTAGAAGATGTGTCTATAATATTAGACAGAGGAGTGATGTTGTCATTCCCAAAACTGATAATGTTATTTCCCTTTTATGTAATTTATCTAAATTATCCTCAattctcattattttatttttcatatttatttggGAATAACATATCATAGAAATGttatgttattaattaaaaaatgacaATATTCCTTCTTAATATTCAAGGTTAATaaacagataaaaaaatatagtaaactaacttttaattagtcaatattaactaatttctGAATTTGGGTTTATAGTTTAAGATTAAGATTAagagtttataatttaaaatctaagatttaagataaataaaataatttcagaAAAATTGGCTGAggttagttaaaaataattagtttcCTAGCATTACTCCAAAAAGATTTTCCTTTTGTGCTTTGCAGTCTTATGGATTTTGGCTGGAAATAATTGTGGACGAACTCCAATGTAAATGTGCAAAGTAGTGATGACTCCGAAGTTTAAATCTTTCAGGTGCTctgtatttttctcttctttcaaatttcttggaaaaaaaaaaaacagaaaggaaaaacattttctttttttcttttatagttttttattttaggatATTTTAAGTTTGAGGTCTAATACTCTAGAGTCTAGAATATGTGACTTTTCAGCAAGCTAATAAATTCTTATGCAAAGCATGAGAAATTTCTGAGTGGTGTGCTCCAGGAAGCAGCAGCGACGAACTCACAATCACTCAATATCTTgatacattaattaaaagagatgttgaaaaattaaaattgtgtaGTTATGATTATTTGTGAAACGAATGTGCAATTCTTTCTCTACAAAACAGGGCAGCACTGAATCAAATAAGTCAAGCACTGAATGGTGAATATCACTTAGAACCGATCTCAAGATTAGGTCAACAATTGTTTGCTCTTCACAATTCTCTTCCGTAGAAAATCGGAGTCACCATTTCATTCAGCAACTTCTTACTTCCCAGAAAGTATGTGTCTGCCTTCAACtataatctttatttttattatttattttggcaAACAGAAAGTTGAATCCTTCAAGGATTGTGCACCCTTAAATCAATAATTTTCATTCTACTTAATGATCCAGTGATTAACTCATTGCTTTTTCAATTTACTCATGCTCATTTTAAATAACTTAGCATTTCTTGATTTGAGCAGTGTTGTAGGTAtgcttaattaaaaaattattgcttAAATAGAAATTCCATAAAAatcaatagaataattaaatttgagtaTGTATACAGTAATGACCTGATGAGGTTGAGGTGTGATCTTCTTCAGTGCTGCTTCACTGGCACTTCTTCAAATGGTGTTATTCAGATAAAGGGGAAAATCTTCCCCTACTTGATACTTGCACAAgcaacaaataattttaataaacgTAATTGTCTTGGAAAGATAGGCTTGAAGAATCTATACTATGGTAAGAGACTAGccctatatatatatgaaatgaaCATTAtgagtaatattttcttttctgataGTAAGTACATGCAGGCAAACTTAGAGATGGGTGTGAGATTGTAATTGAAAGAGTATCATCCAATGACAAGAGGCAAATATTTCAGCAGTTCCTCAATGAAATTTTGGTTTCGAATATCCTGGATCACAAAAATCTCGTGACATTTCGCGGTTATGCCTTTCATCATGAGGAATTCCTGGTAGCACATGAATATCTCTCCAATGGCACTCTTGCTGCTTATCTTGAATGTGAAATCCAACATAATAAATGCACATTACCTTTGCTTACTCGAATGGAAATTGCCATCGATATTGCGAATGCATTGAGCTATCTTCACAAGCATGGCATCATCCACCATAACATAAACTCCAGCAATATTCTGCTAGATAAGAACATGTGTGCTAAAGTTGCTGGCTTGCACTTATCAAGGAAACTTCCAGAGGATGTTTCTGTCAATGCCACCAGCATTGTTTCAATTTCAAGTGGTATAGCAAAAAATTGTGTTTACATTGACCCAGAGTATGTGTCTCATGGCAGAGTCAGCACCAAGAATGATGTTTATAGCTTCGGAGTAGTGTTGTGCGATTTGATATCATCCAAGCTTGCTAAGTATTGGGAAGGTTGTGACCGAGAAAGTATTGCTGCACTTTTAGGCAGAAATATTGAAAATCAAGCTTTGGACAAGGTATTGGATCCAAGAACTGGCTTCCAATCAGACCATAAGATCATGCAGGTGATGACTGCAATGGCAGAGCTTGCACTTAATTGCATGGGATTTCCACAAGAACAAAGGCCAAATATGGAACAGGTGCTAGATATCCTCAATGGCAAGAGACTAGAGAGATATAAAACAATAGAAGGTGCACAACCTTTTTGACTTTTGTCCCTTTCCCCTTCAATGGATTCCACCCATTATGTTGGTTTAGTGCACATATTAAAGTGTACTATAATCAATGAATAATGGTCTAAAACATTCTTAATCTAATCAACGACATGTATTGTTGAACAAAGTCATGAATAAAAAGTGACTTGTATGCAATAGACATGCACCTAACTATTTTTTCCTTTCATTCATCTTTCCCAGCTTTCAGAATCTTTGACTATGCTGATCTCAGAAAAGCTACCATGCAATTTCATCCAGATAGGATCCTTGGAGAGGGAGGGTTCGGCAGCGTATTTTATGGTAACATGCTAACACTATAGATCCTTCCTGCAtatatttaaagaataaaaaatagtgcTCACATGTTTCATATTCTTGTACAATTTTATACTTATAGTAGAGATGTTTGGTTGGGGATGAAATATGAGATGGAAATTTTATgattgattaaatgcataaatttaaacatatatatGGTCTTATGAAAGTTTATTTTAACCTTGTTTTTATCCTCACCGTTTCTACTATGTCAAACATACAATGCAACATGCCAACATTCTTACAACCTTATGCTTAGTttctgttgttattttttaccAACCCACATTCAATTTCACTACTTATCAACTTACAATTGTTAGAACTCTCATATTTTTATCACAATGCACACACAACATATGAGACTTAAGAACAATAGGTATGCATAATTTGTTCTTTTGGCTTGCCACTGATATTAGGAAAACTTCAAGATGGACTTGAAGTTGCAATAAAACGTTTCCACAACATGCGGGAAAATTCTCTTAAGCAATTCATGAATGAAATCGAGATCTTGAGACTCTTGCACCATAGAAACCTGGTTTCACTCTACGGCCGCAGCTCTGGTGAACATAACGAACTCTTTCTAGTCTATGAGTACGTCCCCAATGGCACTGTCTCTAGACATATTCATGGAGGTAAAATTGAAAAGCTACCATGGCTTACTAGATTGAATATTGCCATAGAAACTGCAACTGCATTGGCATATCTTCATGATTCAGGTATCATACACCGTGATGTAAAAGGAAGTAATATCCTCTTGGATGAAAATTTTTCTGTTAAAGTTGCAGATTTCGGACTCTCACGGTCCCAACCAGATTACGTTACTCATGTGTCAACAGCTCCAGCAGGGACAAATGCCTATATGGATCCGGAATATTTCCAAACAGGCAGGGTTTCCTATAGAAGTGATGTATATAGCTTTGGAGTGGTCTTGTTTGAGCTCATATCATCTAAACCTGCATTTTGGAGGGACGTCCCACACGGTGAGGCGGTTGGCCTCGCTAAGTTTGCAATCATCAAACTGTTAAATAACACATTGAAGGAGCTAGTAGATCCAGATATTGGGTATGATTCAGATAAAGATGTAACGGAAATGGTAGCAGCAGTGGCAGAGTTGGCCTTTCAGTGCATTCAGTGTCCTAAAGAGCTTAGACCTTCCATGAAACAGGTGCTGGAGACCCTTGAGGGTATAAAGAAGGGAACATGGGGATTCAACCAGATAACTTAGTTTCAATTCTCTGCTACTGCATATTTATATTTCCAGTTACCTGATTCTTATTCACACTTTCTTGACAGTTTGAACTCATCCTATATAGCATAATTCTATTTCTTCTGTTGAATTTATTGTTCAAAGTTTATTGAGATGTagcatatatttatatatctatatatattattttgaagGCACAAGCTATGCCATATCGTGGTGCTACTACTTTGAATTCTGTTAGAGTACCACATCATCCTATTGCGTTAGTTGTTATTCTCTTCTTTAATATAATGATCATTCTTCTACAAAAATCCTATTTGAAATTTAGTGTCATTAGAAATTTATTGAAGTGCTTGCATACGTCCATGACCATGGTAATATACAGTAGCCATAAAATTGGACAAGATTTTGATGGCTCATTTGacttaaaacatttaaaatccATTAACGGTTGAATCTTCTCTCCTTGACTTtcactgaaaaaaaaattcatccaTTGAAATTGCTTTCATCTTTTTAAGAGCACCAAGCTCTGCTGTTTGTTGTTGAGTGACATGTAAGTCTGACTGGTTTGTCCCTAGATCTGATGGATTATTTCTTCCTGCATGCatgaaaattgtgaattataacCATCACGTAACTGAATAGAACTTCATGAAATCTGAAATTAAGACTATGTTATTTGGTTGAATCCCCATGTTCCCTTCTTTATTCCTTCTAGGGTCTCCAGCACCTGTTTCATAGAAGGTCTAAGATCTTTAGGACACTGCACACACTGAAATGCTAACTCTGCCACAGCTGTTATCATTTCCATCAACTTTTTATCTGAACCAAACTTGAAAATTGGATCCACGAGCTCCTCCATTGCATTGTTTAACATCTTAGTGATTCCAAACTTGGCTAGAGTAACAATCTCTCCATCATCCAACAAGCTAGGTGGTTTTGATGATATGAGCTCAAACAAGACCATGCCAAAGCTGTAGACATCGCTTCTATCACTGACTCTTCCAGATTCATAGTAATCTGGATCTATGTAAGCGTGAGTTCCCACTGGCATGGTTGAAACATGTGTAACAGAACttggaagtaaccttgagagtccaAAATCCGCAACCTTAACAGTCAACTTTTCATCCAAGAGAATGTTGCTTCCTTTCACATTCCGATGGATGATACCTGAATCATGAAGATATACTAATGCAGTTGCAGTTTCAATGGCAATGTTCAATCTAGTAAGCCATGATAACTTTTCACTTGAAGGTCCTTGAAGACGTTTAGAAAGGGTGCCGTTGGAGATGTACTCATACAGTAGAAGATGGTTCTTCCTGTGACGAGAGCTGCCGCCATAAAGTAACACCAAATTTTGATGCTGCAAGAGATTTAAGATCTGTATTTCTTTCATGAATTGCTTGATGGACTTTTCTGTCTCGTTGTGGAAATGTTTTACTGCAATTTTGCGCCCATCCTTAAGTTTTCCTAATCACAAATGCACATCATTAAAACAGAAAACTTTACAAATCAACTTCATCTATGAAAATTTTActccatttttcacttttagcCGAACATAACTCTGTCCCTCTATTGACTGATTCCAGCATAGCTCACAAAGGTTATTgtctaaaatttgaaacaatctCTATGCAGAGATTGAGTTTTGAAATTAGTGGGGACTTTTATACGACAATCAATAAGAGAATAAGGTCCCATtggtacaattttttttctttaaatatattCAGAAAAAATGTGTCATTTGTTAGCATCTTACCATAGTAGACAGTGGCAAACCCTCCCTTTCCAAGGCAAGTGTCAAAATGTTTAGTTGGTTCTTCAAGTTCAGCATGGTGGAAGATTTTAAAAGCTGAGACAGATGGATTCATAATAAAGAAGTAGTTAACCCTTTGTTAATTATGCTAACACCAAAAAGACAATGTGAAAACCATGAAGGATTAAAAGGGACAAAGAAAATGGTCTCAAACCTTTTTCTGAGTTTGCTTCAAATCTCTCTTGTCTTATACCATTGAGGATCTCTAACACTTGTTCCATGTTTGGCCTTAGTTCTTGTGGAGAATTCATGCACTCAAGTGCAAGCTCTGCTACAGCAGTTATCATCTGCTTGATTTTATGGTCTGATTGGAAGCCAAGTCTTGGATCCAACACCTTGTTCATATCTTGGCTTCCAATTTTTTTGCTTAAAATTGTAGCGATACTCTCTTCCTCGCAACCTTTCCAGTACTTAGCGAGTTTGGATGATATAAGCTCACACAAAACCACTCCAAAGCTGTAAACATCAACTGTGGCACCAACCCTGCCATATGATACATATTCTGGGTCTATGTAACCACGTGTCCCTACTAAATCACTTGTAACATAGGTATCATCGATTGAAACTCCTTCTGGAAGTTTCCTTGACAAATTTAAGCCACCGAGTTTAGCACAAAGGTTCTTGTCTAGCAGAATATTGTCGGATTTTACATTGTGATGGACGATGCCATGATAATGAAGATAACTCAATGCATTTGCAGCATCAATTGCAATGTCTAATCTAGTGAGCCAATGTAGTGTGCTGCTGTGTGACATTTCAAGTTGAAGATAAGAAGCAAGAGTGCCATTTGAGAGGTATTCATGTGCTAGCAGGAACTCCTTATGATGAAAAGGCACAACCATGAAATGACACCAGATTCTTATGAGGTAAGATATTTGAGATCAAATCTTCATAGAGGAACTGCTGGAATATGTGCATCTCATTATTGGAATATCTTTCAATTGCAACCTCATGCCCATTCTTTTTGCCTACAAGTGTATACCACCAGAAGAAAGTAAATCTAAACCATATATTCTTTCATATGTGTCTTTTCCCACTAAGTTGGATTGACTACATAGATCAAAGAAGTCATTGTGCCGTTTCTAAGTGTTGAGTTCATTGAATAACTAACAACCTTGATGATGACAAACCTTTGATATAGTTCTTATTTACTTATGTGCATCAATATCTTATTCAGGTATTGCAggtcaagaaaaggaaagatcTTCTAAGACCAATAATGCAGCAAGCAATATTTCAGGCATATCAGCATTCATTGAGGAAAATCTCCTATTACCGGATCGTGACTAACAATTCTAAGCTAGGTTGAGCTTAAGTGTTAAGAGTCTGGTTTGAACTTTTTGATTGGTGTTTGTAATAtatttgattatagtgaaaatttCACCATGGTTTGTGGTGAAGATTGGATGTAGGTCTCATTGCCTATGGAGagtgaaccaggatatatggtTGTCTCATCTTCTTCCCTCATCTTTGTTACTGTCATTTCGGTGCAAGACAAAAACGAAAATAATCTCCTGTATTATTGATTTACTGCTCTAACAATTTTAAAGTATTATATTTCCTTTGATTTCTTGACTCAACCCCCTTCTTAAGGCTTAGGGAAACCTTCACTAAGTATTGGCGTGCGACAAagttttattttggttattgatagtttcagtggctaagagaaggggggttgaatcttagctcCCTTTTTTgcttgctaacacttgctggacttagaggaaacttttctgtttttagctcgtccctagtcacgagacattttcattttgtctcgtcacttgacacgagacattttttatttttcatctgaacagtaaaaacagaattgaaATAGGAAGAGAGatagaagattacacccagatatatcctggttcaactgctaagtgcagttcagcctacatctagtctccatcacaataatgatggaatttcactataatcatccagattactaattgtaaagtgctaacccaacttacaaggggattcccacagaatcatgaaacacaatacagatgtacaaaggaactctaagacatctatggctttttcttttaattttgcactctctgtctTTTTCCgttctatggctttttcatacaaacctcactgtttgcctttttccatgagactcaatacatgacaaaattaaacagaaaaatactaaacagaatacattgaaggagaagagaaatatgttagctcaggtagctctgagaactctgtgccttgcactctcaaattttctccttgcttcaaacagtggctgttctctctttttaaagaagagggaagcctccacacttgaagccaacacccaaaccaacttcttcctccttcaagaaacagaaccggttcggccacatagagagagaagagataatcATGctaaacccaacatgcaattacctctagtcatttcttgatcatcactcttcatcaatccgagctctccatccttggcttgctctccaagatggatttctggcccttgatgcttcatgatgatgatgacttcatctgcttcaatctctgcctcaaccatcacttcgccactctagctacttcctgtggtggttgagcagaatcaaagacaagccataCTTCAAGAATCTCACCTTactggccgaatcttcatctTCCTTTTTGAGCATAAAGAGCTCGAGATTACTTCACCAAATCTAACCATATT
The Arachis duranensis cultivar V14167 chromosome 5, aradu.V14167.gnm2.J7QH, whole genome shotgun sequence genome window above contains:
- the LOC107490705 gene encoding LEAF RUST 10 DISEASE-RESISTANCE LOCUS RECEPTOR-LIKE PROTEIN KINASE-like 1.1 isoform X1 gives rise to the protein MRCVLFSWFQCYTTRKNQPQQISNHPQQFSSDFGFQFHTFSYEELLIATKHFASSGILGKGSFGIVYHGKLQDGRQIAVKSLRENNDKKVQQFVNEIEVLSKLSHQNLVPFYGYCHRHDHELMLVFEFVSNGTLADHLHGKRKKQGTLVPWHTRLNIAIEAASALAYLHNSGIIHRDIKSSNILLDDNLCVKVADFGLSRTLPLVVSTSKEAATFASHASTAPQGTNGYIDPDYFQFHRVCDKSDTYSFGVVLAEIISSLPAVDDTWNPYEVPLLSHLAMNKIQNEALHELVDPCLGFQPDNEIGESITAVAELAFQCLQCPKELRPSMKQVLETLQGIKKGIWGFHQIT
- the LOC107490705 gene encoding LEAF RUST 10 DISEASE-RESISTANCE LOCUS RECEPTOR-LIKE PROTEIN KINASE-like 1.1 isoform X2, which gives rise to MIHIRWFQCYTTRKNQPQQISNHPQQFSSDFGFQFHTFSYEELLIATKHFASSGILGKGSFGIVYHGKLQDGRQIAVKSLRENNDKKVQQFVNEIEVLSKLSHQNLVPFYGYCHRHDHELMLVFEFVSNGTLADHLHGKRKKQGTLVPWHTRLNIAIEAASALAYLHNSGIIHRDIKSSNILLDDNLCVKVADFGLSRTLPLVVSTSKEAATFASHASTAPQGTNGYIDPDYFQFHRVCDKSDTYSFGVVLAEIISSLPAVDDTWNPYEVPLLSHLAMNKIQNEALHELVDPCLGFQPDNEIGESITAVAELAFQCLQCPKELRPSMKQVLETLQGIKKGIWGFHQIT